The sequence ttccaaatctgatagattacctgtaagagctggtgttccccaaggcagcatactggggcccataacATCTTTTCATCTGACTTACctaatttaccaccaaaatgtcaacaatctttgtttgcagacgATACGGGCCTTTCTGCCAAAGGgggaagccttcgtgtcatttgtagtagattgcaaaaaagcttggatattttctccacttacttgcaaaaatgaaaaatttcccccaatgcttccaaaactcagcttataattttcccacataacccgagagcttcttatttgaaaccttctagcagacatattgtcactttgaatggggttccaattaattggtctagcgaagccaaatttttaggacttctgctggatcataaattaacttaaaaaaatcaaattgaaggcatttaagccaaatgtaacaaaaatattaagtaAACAGACAATCAAAACTTTTTCTTATTGAGCCCCAAAATTAAACAGcgttattgtttatttattcagaaACCATTTTATACCCTATTTAATACCAGTACTTGTTGTGTCCCAGTCCGTATCCATATCCGTAGCCACCATAGTTCCACAGGCCATTGTCCACAACCTTGGCACCAACAGTGACAACCGGTGCGGAGTATCCCCAGTTCTTTCCATAGGCAGGCCAGCTTCCATAAACGTTCGGGTAGGCATACTTGGCGTATGCAACATTGGGAACCACGGCGACCTTACCACCGCCGTACAATCCACCGTAGGCTGGCCAGACCGTGCTGGTCTTCAGCGGCCATGGGTTGGAGTAGGTCACCACATCCTGGACGTATGGAGCGGGAGATGCATTGGCACTGATGGCCAGAACCAGAGCAATGATAGCCTTGGCgaactgaaaatgtattgaagatATTATTTTTCGAGTGCTTTTAATTAAAACTATTACTTATGGTACCTTCATTCTTGTAATGTTTGTTAAGAAAACCTGATCCTCCACTTTGCTAAGGGAAATGAATAACTGATATCAAGCTGAGAAGCACTTCGCTTTTATAGTGATTTACTCTACTCTATAGAGTAATCAGGAAGTTGTTTTCATCAAAAACCTACATATATGAAAGAAGAACGCTCCTTGATGTATCTTTAATTTTGTTTCAAAGCTCACTCATGCGTTATAATTGCACACGAACTCCGAGTTTATTTACTGGCCTATTTCATTGTGTGTCGTTTTCAAATAgatatattatttatttcacttttaatttttaaattaatggtTGTATGGATTCTTTATCAATCTTATAGGAACTTTCACGAATTTCGACATCAGTCACACAACAGTGCTATCAAAAGTAAAATCAACAGAACTATTCAAGCCACGATGAAGGTGCATAAATCGATGAATATACACACCAAACAGTTGCATAATCATCAATTAATCAAAATGTTATCTTTTATTTTCAGTTTATTGTTGCCATAATCGCAATCACTTTTGTCATTTGCACCAACGCATCTCCCGCTCCATTGATTCAAGATGTAGTGACCTACTCCAACCCATGGCCGCTGAAGACCAGCACGGTTTGGCCAGCGTACGGTGGATTATACGGGATCCCAGATTATGCCTACGGAAAAGTTTCCTACCCGAGTGTTTATGGAAGCTGGCCAACCTACGGAAAGAACTGGGGATATTCTTCCCCGGTAGTCGCTGTTGGTGCCAAGGTTGTGGGCAACGGCCTGTGGAACTATGGTGGCTACGGATACGGACTGGGGCATAACAAGTACTGGCTGTGAATACAATAATGCGAAAATAAATATGATGCAAATTTCTATGAGCTGTTTTTATTCGATTCAGGAAAGGCCAtcgtattgaaaaaaaaattgaatgtcAGTAGACTATTGGAAGATAGTCGGAAGATAGTCGATATATGATTTTACAACCAACCAGCGGAGAATCTAGCAaattcgcatatgcccagttcttatacagattttggtaggttcttgtacagaattgtaagaaaatcaatCTAACATCTCCTGGTTGGGTGTACCTCTCTATCTCAGCGCTGAACTACCAGTATTggcatatttgtcccatttgGGTTTTCATCACTTATGAGCTGACTCCACTGACGGTTTCATATAATTCGTTTTTCTAAATAGCATGATAAAATAAGTCTTCTTTTTAGAGAGAAATGACGAAATATACCTTAACTTGTCCCATATTGTTTGAGCCCACATTAAAACGTCTCATTATAAAATTTCATATCCCGATTGCATAAACATGAATAAggcagttcaatcaaagttaattgcctatttccggggattaaaccacccgacttggacgttaatttacaatgttatggaaactcatatgtgaatatgtacgttatgtggaagatattgatatgaaaaatgtattgacgattaaaggttgcatgaagaagaagaagtcgaaggatgatatctgaaaaatattgcacggagAAGCATACgggaatatttttaaaactcttctcaaaaattctaggagtaatttaattaaaaacggttagcagcaCGGGCttggactttccttctactgcctaataaacgcaatttttcgattttaaattttattttatgatatcatacttgatacacagtataagaaaagtccaaccccgtactgcattccgtttttaattaaattgcttctagaatttttgagaagagtttgaaaaaaatttccgtatgcttccccgtgcaatatttttctaatatcatccttcgacttcttcttcttcatgcaacctttaattgccaattggaggtaaccactttcccttcgatgggactcgaacccatgaccctacagtacgctagactggtgcttttaaccaactaagctacgaaggacctccgtcggccttcgcaacctagcggctactgaacgagctcgagattcccaaattggacgcatagtcaaatcactcgcaatccatttctcaagccaatacttccacatgtgtattgtacacgtccacattagaggagcgtgagtatttagaatgtctggcggctatacacattcttcatcagcaacggtactgatcaagtgaggttgtgtaagcatttgccagtcggtcggtcgctaggttgcgaaggccgacggaggtccttcgtagcttagttggttaaagcaccagtctagcgtactgtagggtcatgggttcgagtcccatcgaagggaaagtggttacctccaatacatttttcaaatcaatatcttccacataacgtacatat comes from Armigeres subalbatus isolate Guangzhou_Male chromosome 2, GZ_Asu_2, whole genome shotgun sequence and encodes:
- the LOC134217810 gene encoding glycine-rich protein-like; translated protein: MKFAKAIIALVLAISANASPAPYVQDVVTYSNPWPLKTSTVWPAYGGLYGGGKVAVVPNVAYAKYAYPNVYGSWPAYGKNWGYSAPVVTVGAKVVDNGLWNYGGYGYGYGLGHNKYWY
- the LOC134217811 gene encoding uncharacterized protein LOC134217811 gives rise to the protein MKFIVAIIAITFVICTNASPAPLIQDVVTYSNPWPLKTSTVWPAYGGLYGIPDYAYGKVSYPSVYGSWPTYGKNWGYSSPVVAVGAKVVGNGLWNYGGYGYGLGHNKYWL